One part of the Leclercia sp. LSNIH1 genome encodes these proteins:
- the gcvH gene encoding glycine cleavage system protein GcvH yields MSNVPAELKYSKEHEWLRKEADGTYTVGITEHAQELLGDMVFVDLPEVGATVTAGDDCAVAESVKAASDIYAPVGGEIVAVNDALSDSPELVNSEPYGEGWIFKIKASDEAEVAALLDATAYEALLEDE; encoded by the coding sequence ATGAGCAATGTGCCAGCAGAACTGAAATACAGCAAAGAACACGAGTGGCTGCGCAAAGAAGCCGACGGCACCTATACCGTTGGGATCACCGAACATGCTCAGGAGCTGTTAGGTGACATGGTCTTTGTGGATCTGCCGGAAGTGGGCGCGACCGTGACCGCGGGCGACGACTGTGCGGTGGCGGAATCGGTAAAAGCAGCTTCAGACATCTATGCCCCGGTCGGCGGCGAAATCGTGGCGGTTAACGACGCCCTGAGCGACTCCCCGGAGCTGGTCAACAGCGAGCCTTACGGCGAAGGCTGGATCTTCAAAATTAAAGCCAGCGATGAAGCGGAAGTTGCCGCCCTGCTGGATGCCACCGCGTACGAAGCTCTACTCGAAGACGAATAA